In Sesamum indicum cultivar Zhongzhi No. 13 linkage group LG8, S_indicum_v1.0, whole genome shotgun sequence, the sequence TTTGAAGAGGAAAGAGTTTTATAGGAAGGTGGGGAAAGCTTGGAAAAGAGGGTACTTGTTGTTTGGGCCTCCAGGGACAGGcaaatcaagtttgattgCAGCCATGGccaattatttgaattttgatgtttaTGACTTGGAACTGACTGACCTTAGGTCCAATTCCGACTTGAGGAGATTACTGATTTCTACGGCAAATAGGTCAATTCTTGTGGTGGAAGACATTGATGCATCCATTGATCTGTCTGATAGGAGGAAATCACCAAAACAATTCCCACCCATTTTCCATCAAAGCCAACGACCAAAGGCGAGTTTCCAACTTGTACAACTATTTGCACATTACTATCAAAACAGAACAGAACTATTTCTTTAGTAGTAAAGTTTCCACTATATATTGGTGAATTATAATTGGCATTGTTTATTCCAGATTACCTTGTCAGGGCTACTGAATTTCATGGATGGGTTGTGGTCAAGTTGTGGAGACGAACGGATCATTATTTTCACGACGAACCACAAAGAAAAGCTCGATCCAGCTTTGTTGCGTCCTGGCCGTATGGATGTGCACATTCACATGTCTTACTGCACCCCCTGTGGCCTCAAAATGCTGGCAACCAATTATCTTGGAATCACAAGTCACCCGCTTATATTAAAGGCTGAGGGGCTAATAGCCTCGATCAAGGTGACTCCTGCTGATGTAGGGGAACAGCTGTTGAAGAGCGATGATCAGGAGCTTGCTCTCCAGGGCCTGATTAAGTTCCTTGAACACAAAAAGGAGACTGTAAGAGTTAGAGAAGAAAACTTAGAAATGACCAAAAGAGAAGTGACAAATGAAGAGAGAATGGAAGAAGGGTCTAAGAATTTGAAGGCTTGCAAGACCTCAGATGGGCTTAAAGAATTGATCAAGATAGCTAAAGCATCTTCTGCAAATAAGAGGGAGAAGATGCTTGAGAAGGATGAGGCTGCTAATGCCTTGAAAATCTTGATGGAATTCCTTGAAGAGGAAattgggaccaaaaatgtggAAGATTCTGATCCAAGTTTAGGGGCTTCTGTAGTACCTCAGTCAGAATCTGGGAAAGAAGAGGGGATCGAGACTGAGTGAAACGGTGGGGTTTGCTTTGAAGGAGAAGTAAAGCTATCTCTAGTAGGTAACATGAAATAACACGATTGATGCAACTTATCTATTGAGGAACTTATTCTGTAATCATTTCCAGAAAATGAAATCTTTAGTTAGCCCCACTTATCCCACATTTTTTACCTTTTACCAAGAGAGTAATGAATGATCTTTTATATCTGGGTGATAGAACCACGTAGCCCTCCTGGGTTCCCGTCTTTCACAAATCTTTTCGTTTCTCCTTTCTCCATGCTGTCATTAGAACTGATACTACTCCATTTCCCAAATAAATTCCAGCAGGGTAGATGAAATGTTATCAGCTTCTGTGAGCTGACATTACTCAGCTAACAAAATTATTCAGGTACACAGtgtcaagaaaaatatgatgCAACAGAACAAGTCTTATGAACGACAGctacaataatttaaagatCCTTGAAGAATCTAATTGGTCTTCAAATGTCTCCTCATTCTGGAGTTTGGACACCATCCATCATCTTTAGCCTGAGAAATGAGCTCGGTTTAGCAAACTCATGTTCTTCAGATTTTGAGCATGACTATAATTACAATACACACCCACTACTTGGGTGGACACATCTTGAGATTGTATTTTGAAGTCATACTCATGCAGTAAGCACCTGCATCATGAACTACCAATCCTGTCCCCCTAAAACCAGGGACCGAACCAGTAACTGATTTCAAAACCTTTGAGAGAGCAGCATCTCCTGAAATAACGTTGATCTTAAACGTACAGAAAATGTAAATTCAAGCAAAAACTTCCAGTTAATGGTGAGGCCTATGGAGCAAGATGAACTGTGAATGGGGGTATTAGGGTACCAAGAACGGATATATGGAAAACCAAAACTCCccagaaattaaataataagtacagTTTGAATTAAATTCAGAAGAACATCCTGCTAAAACCTGAGTAGCTCCTGCTCTTAAATGGAGATGAGAGCAAATACTGTTTCCATTTAATCCCcagaaaaagaatagaaagGTCACTTGAGCTCAAGAGCATAAGACTAAGATTCAATCTAGTAATGAATAATGTCTGAGACTTCAATTCTGGCTAGTTACAAGTAACAGCTATAAATCACATGTACAACTGTGTGTAAGGAAAGACAGATCAACAGACAAAAAACCACACTTCAATTAACAGAATGAAATCTAACACAAAAATTTTCCCTTCACACCTTCCAATCCAATTTCACAAGTTAAGTGCACGAATAAATCTTTAAACCctagaaaataataacaaagaaCAACCACTAActtgtgaaaagaaaaatcgaTACCTGAGGAGGCTTGATTCCTGGAAACAAGAACAGATTTCAGTtgaactgacaaagaggagtgGAAGCGAAAATGCCTACAGAACATACTTTATGCgttaaattgaatatttgaaCTTGGAAAAGTTTTCCAAACGTGCGGTCATTTAACTTCATTTCTTTCTGATTAAACACACAAACAAACGCACTTACTTGCATATAATAATTGGTCCATAATTCTTGGATATTGGCTCTATGAATAGAATAATAGCTTCTCCtccatataattttaatttttaaaatgagagGAAACTTCgatgcttatatatatatatgtttataaaaAGCTTGCCTCAAAtctctaaaacaaaaattcaactatccttatataattgtatcaatattttattaaataaagtaatgGGGTAATAGgctacatcaatataattaaaaattataaaataaaatgaaatgaacaCCCACAACTCAATTTCATGCAACACATTATTAGTCAATAACTTTTTCTTCCCGGGAAATAAACCGATAGAGCCGTTACTTTATTTGAACTTGAAAGTGAATGGCTTGCACTACGCTctcctctccctctctctctcacgcacacacacacatcccactGACTGATGAGTAAATGGAAATATTGAGAGAGGTCATGGAGAAGTGACACCTAGTCAAAGACAAGTAGCAAAGAACATCTCTCCctaactaatttttttgcttacatatatatgtatatatgtcgagagag encodes:
- the LOC105169662 gene encoding AAA-ATPase At3g50940-like, with protein sequence MYSNIELPSTKTVISAAASVAATAVLVRSFARDFLPHELSQYFSIKLQNLFTAFSNEITLVIHEFDGLNRNQLFHAARLYVATIITPSTKRFRASLPEKEKRIRVSVGGNDDITDKFCGFQLKWRIVVKETQPRYVNYPDDFQHTLTTEFRCLELTFHKKHKDKVFNEYLTYVIERSKAVKEEQKTLKLHTLRNDRMHGLRRDPWQAVNLDHPANFGTLAMDEEIKKTIIDDLDRFLKRKEFYRKVGKAWKRGYLLFGPPGTGKSSLIAAMANYLNFDVYDLELTDLRSNSDLRRLLISTANRSILVVEDIDASIDLSDRRKSPKQFPPIFHQSQRPKITLSGLLNFMDGLWSSCGDERIIIFTTNHKEKLDPALLRPGRMDVHIHMSYCTPCGLKMLATNYLGITSHPLILKAEGLIASIKVTPADVGEQLLKSDDQELALQGLIKFLEHKKETVRVREENLEMTKREVTNEERMEEGSKNLKACKTSDGLKELIKIAKASSANKREKMLEKDEAANALKILMEFLEEEIGTKNVEDSDPSLGASVVPQSESGKEEGIETE